In Oncorhynchus kisutch isolate 150728-3 linkage group LG7, Okis_V2, whole genome shotgun sequence, one DNA window encodes the following:
- the LOC109894246 gene encoding dnaJ homolog subfamily C member 5B: protein MAEPNQRPQRKMSTTGDSLYNILELEKGASAGEIKKAYRKLALRNHPDKNPDNPEAAEKFKEINNANSILNDETKRKVYDEYGSMGLYVAEQFGDESVKYYFLIHKCWFKTLMVCCGIFTLCCCCCCCFFCCGRCKPQEEEHGYVDPDDLEAQIRAEQDRGEQEPIVIQPHAAANEKTEFDHDQSAAKPL, encoded by the exons ATGGCGGAACCAAACCAAAGGCCTCAACGTAAGATGTCCACCACAGGTGACAGTCTATACAATATACTTGAACTGGAGAAAGGAGCATCTGCAGGAGAAATAAAGAAGGCATACAG gAAACTAGCACTGAGGAATCATCCTGACAAGAACCCAGACAATCCAGAGGCAGCTGAGAAGTTTAAAGAGATCAACAATGCCAACTCTATCCTCAACGACGAGACCAAGAGGAAGGTCTACGATGAGTACGGCTCCATGGGCCTCTATGTGGCCGAGCAGTTTGGAGACGAGAGCGTTAAATATTACTTCCTCATTCACAAGTGCTGGTTTAAG ACCCTGATGGTGTGCTGTGGGATCTTCaccctctgctgctgctgttgctgctgcttttTCTGCTGTGGCAGGTGCAAGCCACAGGAGGAGGAGCACGGATACGTAGACCCAGATGACCTGGAGGCTCAGATCAGAGCTGAGCAGGACAGGG GGGAACAAGAACCCATTGTGATCCAGCCTCATGCTGCTGCTAATGAGAAGACAGAGTTCGATCACGACCAATCTGCAGCCAAACCACTCTGA
- the LOC109894247 gene encoding sodium-dependent multivitamin transporter-like, translated as MDPLERMHFTTIDYVIFALLLVASMGIGLYYALSGGRQRTTQEFLLADRSMSCLPVSLSLIATFQSAVAIVGVPAEIYTHGTQYWFIGCAYILGLLIPAHVFIPVFYRLHLTSAYQYLELRFSKPVRICGTLTFIFQTVIYMGVCVYTPALALNAVTGFDLWGAVLATGLVCTLYTTLGGLKAVIWTDVFQTIVMFAGQLAVIVVGVQQTGGLAEVWRKVWEGNRISGIDLNPDPTERYTFWTLGVGGIFLMLSLYGVNQAQVQRYLSSKTEREAIMSCYMVFPSLQVALALSCVMGLVMFARYCGEDQFHKIGNLSKNEMVLYFVMDMLQDLPGLSGLFIACVFSAALSTISSAFNSLATVTLEDLIKPHCSAMTEARATLLSKGLACSYGLMCLAMAYLTHLMSDSVLQAAFKIFGMVGGPLLGIFCLGMFFPWANSTGALVGLGSGLVMAFWVGIGSIVTRTSGGPAAVSHFNCTAVQLSENITTAIGTALNSTAVPTSTSSQPMGLQRFYSLSFMWYSALSSFTVVITGLIVSFLTGPMKEEDVTPGTLYPLLGNMLYFVPDNLKQNLCCATPLGHRPIIQECPPAQHKESNVQADYTEEEEEEERLNFLPTSPTPVTEHETTV; from the exons ATGGATCCTTTGGAAAGAATGCACTTCACCACTATCGACTATGTCATATTTGCCCTCTTGCTGGTGGCATCCATGGGCATAGGGCTGTATTACGCCCTGTCAGGGGGTCGGCAGCGCACCACTCAGGAGTTCCTGCTAGCGGACCGGAGCATGAGCTGCCTTCCTGTATCCCTGTCACTTATCGCTACATTTCAGTCAGCGGTGGCTATAGTGGGCGTGCCTGCAGAGATCTATACCCATGGCACTCAGTACTGGTTCATAGGCTGTGCTTACATCTTGGGCCTATTAATTCCAGCACATGTTTTCATTCCTGTGTTCTACAGGCTGCATCTTACCAGCGCTTACCAG TATCTGGAACTGCGCTTTAGCAAACCAGTGCGTATCTGTGGAACACTTACCTTCATCTTTCAGACA GTCATCTATatgggtgtttgtgtgtacacTCCGGCCCTAGCACTCAATGCAG TTACTGGCTTTGATCTATGGGGAGCAGTACTGGCCACTGGACTGGTGTGTACACTGTATACTACTCTG GGAGGCCTGAAGGCAGTGATCTGGACAGATGTCTTCCAGACCATAGTGATGTTTGCTGGCCAGCTGGCGGTCATCGTGGTGGGGGTCCAGCAGACTGGAGGGTTAGCAGAGGTCTGGAGGAAGGTCTGGGAGGGGAACCGTATCTCTGGCATAGA CCTGAATCCTGACCCTACGGAGAGGTACACATTCTGGACCCTGGGGGTGGGAGGAATCTTCCTGATGCTGTCTCTGTACGGGGTCAACCAGGCCCAGGTCCAGAGATACCTCAGCTCCAAGACCGAGCGGGAAGCCATCAT GTCTTGCTACATGGTGTTTCCCTCTCTACAGGTAGCTCTAGCTCTGAGCTGTGTCATGGGGCTGGTCATGTTTGCACGTTACTGTGGGGAGGACCAATTTCACAAAATAGGCAACTTATCAAAAAATGAG ATGGTGTTATACTTTGTTATGGACATGCTGCaggatctacctggtctgtctggACTGTTTATAGCTTGCGTATTTAGTGCAGCTCTCAG CACCATCTCGTCAGCCTTTAACTCTCTGGCCACAGTGACCTTGGAGGACCTGATCAAACCACACTGCTCAGCCATGACAGAGGCCAGGGCCACCCTGCTCTCCAAGGGACTGG CATGTTCATATGGACTGATGTGCCTGGCTATGGCCTATTTAACCCACTTGATGAGTGATTCCGTTTTGCAA GCTGCTTTCAAAATCTTTGGAATGGTTGGTGGTCCTCTTCTTGGCATCTTCTGTCTCGGGATGTTCTTTCCTTGGGCTAACTCTACT GGTGCCCTGGTGGGTTTGGGGTCAGGCCTGGTGATGGCCTTCTGGGTGGGCATTGGGAGCATCGTAACCCGTACCTCTGGTGGTCCTGCTGCTGTGTCTCATTTCAACTGCACTGCTGTACAACTCTCagaaaacatcaccacagccaTAGGGACTGCACTCAATAGTACTGCTGTGCCTACTAGTACATCCAG CCAACCAATGGGTCTGCAGAGATTCTACTCCTTATCCTTCATGTGGTACAGTGCTCTCAGCTCTTTCACTGTGGTGATCACAGGGTTGATCGTTAGCTTTCTCACAG GACCAATGAAAGAAGAGGATGTGACCCCAGGCACTCTGTATCCTCTGTTGGGCAACATGCTGTACTTCGTACCAGATAACCTCAAACAAAATCTGTGCTGCGCCACCCCACTGGGGCACAGG